From a single Klebsiella africana genomic region:
- a CDS encoding Eac protein, producing the protein MSDHVKFYDYYIVEGPEVQALIESFEPISQKRSELIKEAMTLVEAVGWVDSQSFGDKGDKIQSFVWKADHKFPCEITIKRRSYMDKVPVIVARGKGNTSDGREFNKKLDVIIKNVNNKLGPFPCWSSYIINHFGIMHSAHGGPVANRPFATAILTTYGGTISGR; encoded by the coding sequence ATGTCCGACCATGTGAAGTTTTATGATTACTATATTGTGGAAGGGCCAGAGGTTCAGGCTCTAATTGAGTCCTTCGAGCCGATTTCACAGAAGCGGTCAGAATTAATTAAAGAAGCCATGACACTCGTTGAAGCCGTAGGCTGGGTCGACTCCCAGAGTTTTGGTGATAAGGGGGATAAAATACAGTCATTCGTCTGGAAAGCAGATCACAAATTCCCGTGCGAAATCACGATCAAAAGACGAAGCTATATGGATAAGGTACCGGTGATTGTAGCCCGGGGGAAAGGAAATACATCGGATGGGCGTGAATTCAACAAAAAACTCGATGTAATTATTAAAAATGTTAATAACAAACTCGGTCCTTTCCCATGCTGGTCTTCATACATAATTAATCATTTTGGCATCATGCACAGCGCCCACGGTGGACCAGTGGCCAATCGCCCTTTCGCTACAGCTATCCTGACAACTTACGGTGGTACAATCTCTGGAAGGTAG
- a CDS encoding type II toxin-antitoxin system RelE/ParE family toxin: protein MIHSFEEKNLEKLFTSGKSQSGLPTDITNSLKRALNELHAAGSEADLIRLKSRNYEKIHHTRLRERERAGDMSSIRVSSKYRLLFTWANGGANRVKLTAHAHA, encoded by the coding sequence ATGATTCATTCATTTGAAGAAAAAAATCTTGAGAAGTTATTTACGAGCGGGAAATCGCAGTCAGGGCTTCCTACGGATATTACTAACAGTCTTAAAAGAGCCCTTAATGAGTTACACGCTGCGGGAAGCGAAGCCGACCTGATCCGTCTTAAAAGCCGTAACTATGAAAAAATCCACCATACGCGGTTACGCGAACGTGAAAGGGCGGGCGATATGTCCTCTATCCGCGTGTCTTCAAAATACCGCCTGCTGTTTACGTGGGCCAATGGTGGGGCTAATCGGGTCAAACTTACCGCTCATGCCCATGCTTAA
- a CDS encoding site-specific DNA-methyltransferase gives MSLLNLDLIEAIYSDAERELTNDELYREVQSRLSISDNDFNKKEKFGLAGVPHNKIKHRIRWFQQTLKAMNVIERISSGRSLWRHCRKNKSGLSEVREGACLVAFSTDLGVAILGNSTMVLPGNTEPVHLCLTSPPYPLRKQRDYAAAFKNDSDYIDFIVEAIRPIARQLVNGGSVVLNIGQDIFNPGQPSRSLYPERLLLALCEKLDLYLMDRVPWVNMSKPPSPTYWACRKKVQLLAGHEMIFWLTNNPDAVRSCNQRVLQPHTESHSALVARGGENRTTIYGDGAHVVKPGAFSQSTDGAIPKNVIIRGHACADTRRFHQEAKRLGLPAHGAMFPTAIPDFFIRFLTEENELVVDPFAGSLKTGLAAERLNRRWMCFDSILEWLRISATGFFSDFPGFEMNPIIDNGELFA, from the coding sequence ATGTCTCTTCTGAATCTGGATTTAATTGAAGCCATTTACTCTGATGCCGAGCGTGAACTCACCAATGATGAGTTATATAGGGAGGTACAGTCCCGCCTTTCAATTTCAGATAATGATTTCAATAAAAAAGAAAAATTCGGTTTGGCCGGTGTGCCGCATAACAAAATAAAACACCGTATCCGTTGGTTCCAACAGACGCTAAAAGCTATGAACGTCATTGAGCGTATAAGCTCAGGCCGTTCTCTATGGCGCCACTGTCGGAAAAACAAGTCAGGGCTTTCCGAAGTCAGGGAAGGGGCTTGTTTAGTGGCATTCAGTACAGATCTCGGCGTAGCGATTTTAGGAAATTCGACAATGGTGTTACCGGGCAATACCGAGCCGGTTCATCTCTGCCTGACTTCTCCACCTTATCCGCTCAGAAAGCAGCGGGATTATGCCGCAGCCTTCAAAAACGACAGTGACTATATTGATTTCATCGTGGAAGCCATTAGACCAATCGCCCGCCAGCTGGTTAACGGTGGTTCTGTTGTGCTGAATATCGGTCAGGATATTTTTAATCCGGGTCAGCCTTCTCGTTCCCTCTACCCTGAGCGCCTATTACTGGCCTTGTGCGAGAAACTAGACCTCTACCTGATGGACCGGGTGCCGTGGGTGAATATGAGCAAACCACCCTCACCGACATATTGGGCCTGCCGTAAGAAAGTTCAGCTGCTGGCCGGTCATGAAATGATTTTCTGGCTGACCAATAATCCTGATGCTGTCCGCTCCTGTAACCAGCGCGTTTTGCAGCCCCACACTGAGAGCCACAGCGCGTTGGTTGCCAGAGGCGGAGAGAACCGTACGACCATCTACGGTGACGGTGCCCATGTCGTGAAACCAGGGGCCTTTTCTCAATCCACTGACGGGGCTATTCCCAAAAATGTAATAATCCGAGGCCATGCATGTGCTGACACTCGCCGGTTTCATCAGGAGGCTAAACGCTTAGGGCTTCCTGCTCATGGGGCGATGTTCCCTACGGCCATCCCCGATTTTTTCATACGGTTCCTGACGGAGGAAAACGAGCTTGTTGTTGATCCTTTTGCCGGTTCTCTCAAGACAGGCCTGGCCGCCGAGCGGCTCAACCGCAGATGGATGTGTTTTGATAGTATTCTGGAATGGTTACGAATTTCAGCCACCGGCTTTTTTTCTGACTTCCCGGGATTTGAGATGAACCCGATTATTGATAACGGTGAGTTGTTCGCGTAA
- the yfaE gene encoding class I ribonucleotide reductase maintenance protein YfaE produces MSANFNCQIVSTEQSEAVITGEDAVTTILEQLESAGIQVESQCRSGYCGACRLKKKSGEVKYDNDPLAYVGQDEILPCCCRPCGLLVLYI; encoded by the coding sequence ATGTCAGCTAACTTTAATTGTCAGATTGTTTCTACCGAACAGAGTGAGGCAGTTATAACTGGCGAAGATGCCGTTACTACTATCTTGGAACAACTGGAATCAGCAGGCATCCAGGTGGAATCACAATGCCGTTCTGGTTATTGCGGTGCATGTCGACTCAAGAAAAAATCGGGTGAAGTGAAGTATGATAATGACCCGCTGGCTTATGTTGGACAGGATGAAATTTTGCCTTGCTGTTGTCGACCTTGTGGCCTCCTGGTACTGTATATTTAA
- a CDS encoding NgrC has product MNAFNNLFNRHCQNTLLARGWPADMELNYSLAYCQGDGVAFYGVLHDKEILSLLAGLVKYNHITAKLAEEVAEVIKDSETKLILERNGFGYRYSHANTIRVLLENYPEDIGYENRFYDVLDSIQGSIEEICSTLENDGYKIHENMSPSYAGDLVMSRATANFEIIVTESEEEFWDTSDAWDDECKDLYIADLLTGRYELKNLEIIVRGRTTGKVYGQHYAELVSINKNSPVRRWFDRDWLRLAFEEARVKIEDSRKELTNIRL; this is encoded by the coding sequence ATGAATGCTTTTAATAATCTGTTTAACCGTCACTGTCAAAACACTCTGCTGGCTCGCGGATGGCCTGCCGATATGGAACTGAACTATTCATTAGCTTACTGCCAGGGAGATGGTGTGGCATTTTACGGCGTGCTGCATGACAAAGAAATATTGTCCTTATTGGCTGGTCTGGTGAAATATAATCATATCACTGCAAAACTGGCAGAAGAGGTTGCCGAAGTAATCAAAGACAGCGAAACAAAACTCATCCTTGAACGCAACGGTTTTGGGTACCGATATTCTCATGCAAATACCATCCGAGTCCTGTTAGAAAATTACCCGGAAGATATCGGATATGAAAATCGCTTTTATGACGTTCTGGATAGTATCCAGGGGAGCATTGAGGAGATATGTAGCACGCTTGAAAATGACGGTTATAAAATCCATGAAAATATGAGCCCTTCCTATGCAGGCGACCTTGTTATGTCACGTGCCACAGCTAATTTCGAAATCATTGTAACCGAAAGCGAAGAGGAATTTTGGGACACATCAGATGCCTGGGATGATGAATGTAAAGATTTATACATAGCTGATCTTCTTACCGGGAGATATGAACTGAAGAATCTTGAAATAATCGTGAGGGGAAGAACCACAGGAAAGGTATACGGACAACATTACGCCGAACTGGTTTCAATTAACAAAAATAGTCCGGTGCGACGTTGGTTTGACCGCGATTGGTTAAGGTTAGCATTTGAGGAAGCGCGGGTAAAAATTGAAGATAGCCGTAAGGAACTTACAAACATAAGGTTATAG